A genome region from Manis pentadactyla isolate mManPen7 chromosome 5, mManPen7.hap1, whole genome shotgun sequence includes the following:
- the MAVS gene encoding mitochondrial antiviral-signaling protein isoform X1: MAARPRLAPSPPCCEAFPAVGWCLSAGYGVATAGDHSPFTGQSLCHFRTWTAMTFAEEKTFAYIRSHHSNFCHIHVLEILPYLSCLTTSDQDRLRASYERFGNQDTLLDLFNSLRRRNSWVESFIKALRACEMTGLADEVAHVYQSNLPQTPNCPPAPLEPPSVPAQVPGPSTPAVVPSIPHNGYREVEPSFPVAVQDTQPPEALGESSTKAPQIPGGPLEPTSDMAAVSPLTSSGHQEQDTELGNTQAAAEQNSEKAPGAEAQNGSVPPASFCGPEQVIRSAQNEEQGQTPSLGMVSSLPSPRGPVSPTVSFQPRARSTPRPSRLPGPSVSVPSTGTSSSSTGVVFAGGAHEQGEAAICSSGAGAPTNSITASTSPSKVGNSLVPSKLPTSSKHPGIMPANVPTNPMPSKLPINSTRAGTAPPKVPTDHRMPANMVPSQVPANTVPTKRSTDRPVEKTPASPSPSPSGTTAGGGPHHWGSEPELSKPGVLASHMVSQPFSGCSADLAISRDSLGPGSDNAPEENEYESMHTFSIHVAEGPNAQTLEDSPGPRAAAQAPAAEEQLGVGTVPWAQWLGVAAAGALLATFLAVLYRRRLLQ, from the exons ATGGCCGCTCGGCCCCGCCTCGCCCCGTCCCCGCCCTGCTGTGAAGCATTCCCGGCAGTGGGCTGGTGTTTGTCTGCAGGTTACGGGGTCGCGACTGCCGGAG aCCATTCACCCTTCACGGGCCAGAGCCTCTGTCACTTCAGAACCTGGACAGCGATGACGTTTGCTGAGGAAAAGACTTTTGCATATATCCGCAGCCATCACAGCAATTTTTGCCATATTCATGTGCTGGAGATTCTGCCTTACCTGTCCTGCCTTACAACAAGTGACCAG GACCGATTGCGGGCTTCCTATGAGCGCTTTGGGAACCAGGACACCCTCTTGGACCTCTTCAACAGCCTTCGACGGCGCAACAGCTGGGTGGAGTCCTTCATTAAGGCACTGAGGGCCTGTGAGATGACTGGTCTCGCTGATGAAGTGGCCCATGTCTACCAAAGCAACCTGCCCC AGACCCCGAACTGCCCCCCAGCCCCTCTGGAGCCGCCGTCAGTTCCTGCTCAGGTTCCAGGGCCCTCCACTCCTGCTGTGGTCCCCAGCATCCCCCACAATGGCTacagagaggtggagccaagtTTCCCGGTCGCTGTTCAAGACACCCAGCCACCAGAGGCCCTGGGAGAG AGTTCAACAAAAGCCCCACAGATACCTGGTGGCCCCCTAGAGCCCACCTCTGACATGGCAGCTGTCAGTCCTCTGACCTCCAGTGGGCATCAGGAGCAGGACACAGAACTGGGTAATACCCAGGCGGCAG CTGAACAGAATTCTGAGAAGGCTCCTGGGGCAGAAGCTCAAAATGGCAGTGTTCCTCCTGCCTCATTCTGTGGGCCAGAGCAAGTCATAAGGTCAGCCCAGAATGAAGAACAGGGACAGACTCCATCCCTAG GCATGGTCTCCAGCCTCCCATCACCCCGTGGGCCTGTGTCTCCGACTGTCTCCTTCCAGCCCCGGGCCCGTTCCACCCCCAGGCCAAGCCGCTTGCCTGGACCCTCAGTGTCAGTTCCATCCACTGGCACGTCCTCCTCTTCCACTGGCGTGGTCTTTGCAGGGGGTGCCCATGAGCAGGGTGAGGCTGCCATCTGCTCCAGTGGGGCAGGGGCGCCCACTAACTCTATAACCGCCAGCACATCACCCTCCAAAGTGGGTAACAGCTTGGTGCCTTCCAAGTTGCCCACAAGCTCAAAGCATCCTGGTATAATGCCTGCTAATGTACCCACCAACCCAATGCCATCCAAATTGCCCATCAACTCAACACGTGCTGGCACAGCACCACCCAAAGTGCCTACTGACCACAGGATGCCTGCAAACATGGTGCCCAGCCAGGTGCCTGCCAACACAGTGCCCACCAAGAGGAGCACAGACAGACCTGTGGAG AAGACTCCAGCGTCCCCCTCCCCCTCGCCCTCTGGGACCACGGCTGGAGGCGGCCCACATCACTGGGGCTCAGAGCCTGAGCTGAGCAAGCCCGGCGTGCTGGCTTCCCACATGGTCAGCCAGCCGTTCTCGGGCTGCTCCGCGGACCTCGCCATCAGTCGCGACTCTTTGGGCCCGGGGTCTGACAACGCCCCGGAGGAGAACGAGTACGAGTCTATGCATACCTTTAGCATCCATGTGGCTGAGGGTCCCAACGCACAGACCCTGGAGGACAGCCCTGGGCCGCGCGCCGCCGCACAGGCCCCGGCAGCGGAGGAGCAGCTGGGCGTGGGCACTGTCCCCTGGGCGCAGTGGCTCGGGGTGGCCGCGGCGGGGGCTCTCCTGGCCACGTTCCTGGCCGTGCTGTACCGACGACGCCTGCTCCAGTGA
- the MAVS gene encoding mitochondrial antiviral-signaling protein isoform X3: MTFAEEKTFAYIRSHHSNFCHIHVLEILPYLSCLTTSDQDRLRASYERFGNQDTLLDLFNSLRRRNSWVESFIKALRACEMTGLADEVAHVYQSNLPQTPNCPPAPLEPPSVPAQVPGPSTPAVVPSIPHNGYREVEPSFPVAVQDTQPPEALGESSTKAPQIPGGPLEPTSDMAAVSPLTSSGHQEQDTELGNTQAAAEQNSEKAPGAEAQNGSVPPASFCGPEQVIRSAQNEEQGQTPSLGMVSSLPSPRGPVSPTVSFQPRARSTPRPSRLPGPSVSVPSTGTSSSSTGVVFAGGAHEQGEAAICSSGAGAPTNSITASTSPSKVGNSLVPSKLPTSSKHPGIMPANVPTNPMPSKLPINSTRAGTAPPKVPTDHRMPANMVPSQVPANTVPTKRSTDRPVEKTPASPSPSPSGTTAGGGPHHWGSEPELSKPGVLASHMVSQPFSGCSADLAISRDSLGPGSDNAPEENEYESMHTFSIHVAEGPNAQTLEDSPGPRAAAQAPAAEEQLGVGTVPWAQWLGVAAAGALLATFLAVLYRRRLLQ, encoded by the exons ATGACGTTTGCTGAGGAAAAGACTTTTGCATATATCCGCAGCCATCACAGCAATTTTTGCCATATTCATGTGCTGGAGATTCTGCCTTACCTGTCCTGCCTTACAACAAGTGACCAG GACCGATTGCGGGCTTCCTATGAGCGCTTTGGGAACCAGGACACCCTCTTGGACCTCTTCAACAGCCTTCGACGGCGCAACAGCTGGGTGGAGTCCTTCATTAAGGCACTGAGGGCCTGTGAGATGACTGGTCTCGCTGATGAAGTGGCCCATGTCTACCAAAGCAACCTGCCCC AGACCCCGAACTGCCCCCCAGCCCCTCTGGAGCCGCCGTCAGTTCCTGCTCAGGTTCCAGGGCCCTCCACTCCTGCTGTGGTCCCCAGCATCCCCCACAATGGCTacagagaggtggagccaagtTTCCCGGTCGCTGTTCAAGACACCCAGCCACCAGAGGCCCTGGGAGAG AGTTCAACAAAAGCCCCACAGATACCTGGTGGCCCCCTAGAGCCCACCTCTGACATGGCAGCTGTCAGTCCTCTGACCTCCAGTGGGCATCAGGAGCAGGACACAGAACTGGGTAATACCCAGGCGGCAG CTGAACAGAATTCTGAGAAGGCTCCTGGGGCAGAAGCTCAAAATGGCAGTGTTCCTCCTGCCTCATTCTGTGGGCCAGAGCAAGTCATAAGGTCAGCCCAGAATGAAGAACAGGGACAGACTCCATCCCTAG GCATGGTCTCCAGCCTCCCATCACCCCGTGGGCCTGTGTCTCCGACTGTCTCCTTCCAGCCCCGGGCCCGTTCCACCCCCAGGCCAAGCCGCTTGCCTGGACCCTCAGTGTCAGTTCCATCCACTGGCACGTCCTCCTCTTCCACTGGCGTGGTCTTTGCAGGGGGTGCCCATGAGCAGGGTGAGGCTGCCATCTGCTCCAGTGGGGCAGGGGCGCCCACTAACTCTATAACCGCCAGCACATCACCCTCCAAAGTGGGTAACAGCTTGGTGCCTTCCAAGTTGCCCACAAGCTCAAAGCATCCTGGTATAATGCCTGCTAATGTACCCACCAACCCAATGCCATCCAAATTGCCCATCAACTCAACACGTGCTGGCACAGCACCACCCAAAGTGCCTACTGACCACAGGATGCCTGCAAACATGGTGCCCAGCCAGGTGCCTGCCAACACAGTGCCCACCAAGAGGAGCACAGACAGACCTGTGGAG AAGACTCCAGCGTCCCCCTCCCCCTCGCCCTCTGGGACCACGGCTGGAGGCGGCCCACATCACTGGGGCTCAGAGCCTGAGCTGAGCAAGCCCGGCGTGCTGGCTTCCCACATGGTCAGCCAGCCGTTCTCGGGCTGCTCCGCGGACCTCGCCATCAGTCGCGACTCTTTGGGCCCGGGGTCTGACAACGCCCCGGAGGAGAACGAGTACGAGTCTATGCATACCTTTAGCATCCATGTGGCTGAGGGTCCCAACGCACAGACCCTGGAGGACAGCCCTGGGCCGCGCGCCGCCGCACAGGCCCCGGCAGCGGAGGAGCAGCTGGGCGTGGGCACTGTCCCCTGGGCGCAGTGGCTCGGGGTGGCCGCGGCGGGGGCTCTCCTGGCCACGTTCCTGGCCGTGCTGTACCGACGACGCCTGCTCCAGTGA
- the MAVS gene encoding mitochondrial antiviral-signaling protein isoform X2, giving the protein MAARPRLAPSPPCCEAFPAVGWCLSAGYGVATAGDHSPFTGQSLCHFRTWTAMTFAEEKTFAYIRSHHSNFCHIHVLEILPYLSCLTTSDQDRLRASYERFGNQDTLLDLFNSLRRRNSWVESFIKALRACEMTGLADEVAHVYQSNLPQTPNCPPAPLEPPSVPAQVPGPSTPAVVPSIPHNGYREVEPSFPVAVQDTQPPEALGESSTKAPQIPGGPLEPTSDMAAVSPLTSSGHQEQDTELGNTQAAGMVSSLPSPRGPVSPTVSFQPRARSTPRPSRLPGPSVSVPSTGTSSSSTGVVFAGGAHEQGEAAICSSGAGAPTNSITASTSPSKVGNSLVPSKLPTSSKHPGIMPANVPTNPMPSKLPINSTRAGTAPPKVPTDHRMPANMVPSQVPANTVPTKRSTDRPVEKTPASPSPSPSGTTAGGGPHHWGSEPELSKPGVLASHMVSQPFSGCSADLAISRDSLGPGSDNAPEENEYESMHTFSIHVAEGPNAQTLEDSPGPRAAAQAPAAEEQLGVGTVPWAQWLGVAAAGALLATFLAVLYRRRLLQ; this is encoded by the exons ATGGCCGCTCGGCCCCGCCTCGCCCCGTCCCCGCCCTGCTGTGAAGCATTCCCGGCAGTGGGCTGGTGTTTGTCTGCAGGTTACGGGGTCGCGACTGCCGGAG aCCATTCACCCTTCACGGGCCAGAGCCTCTGTCACTTCAGAACCTGGACAGCGATGACGTTTGCTGAGGAAAAGACTTTTGCATATATCCGCAGCCATCACAGCAATTTTTGCCATATTCATGTGCTGGAGATTCTGCCTTACCTGTCCTGCCTTACAACAAGTGACCAG GACCGATTGCGGGCTTCCTATGAGCGCTTTGGGAACCAGGACACCCTCTTGGACCTCTTCAACAGCCTTCGACGGCGCAACAGCTGGGTGGAGTCCTTCATTAAGGCACTGAGGGCCTGTGAGATGACTGGTCTCGCTGATGAAGTGGCCCATGTCTACCAAAGCAACCTGCCCC AGACCCCGAACTGCCCCCCAGCCCCTCTGGAGCCGCCGTCAGTTCCTGCTCAGGTTCCAGGGCCCTCCACTCCTGCTGTGGTCCCCAGCATCCCCCACAATGGCTacagagaggtggagccaagtTTCCCGGTCGCTGTTCAAGACACCCAGCCACCAGAGGCCCTGGGAGAG AGTTCAACAAAAGCCCCACAGATACCTGGTGGCCCCCTAGAGCCCACCTCTGACATGGCAGCTGTCAGTCCTCTGACCTCCAGTGGGCATCAGGAGCAGGACACAGAACTGGGTAATACCCAGGCGGCAG GCATGGTCTCCAGCCTCCCATCACCCCGTGGGCCTGTGTCTCCGACTGTCTCCTTCCAGCCCCGGGCCCGTTCCACCCCCAGGCCAAGCCGCTTGCCTGGACCCTCAGTGTCAGTTCCATCCACTGGCACGTCCTCCTCTTCCACTGGCGTGGTCTTTGCAGGGGGTGCCCATGAGCAGGGTGAGGCTGCCATCTGCTCCAGTGGGGCAGGGGCGCCCACTAACTCTATAACCGCCAGCACATCACCCTCCAAAGTGGGTAACAGCTTGGTGCCTTCCAAGTTGCCCACAAGCTCAAAGCATCCTGGTATAATGCCTGCTAATGTACCCACCAACCCAATGCCATCCAAATTGCCCATCAACTCAACACGTGCTGGCACAGCACCACCCAAAGTGCCTACTGACCACAGGATGCCTGCAAACATGGTGCCCAGCCAGGTGCCTGCCAACACAGTGCCCACCAAGAGGAGCACAGACAGACCTGTGGAG AAGACTCCAGCGTCCCCCTCCCCCTCGCCCTCTGGGACCACGGCTGGAGGCGGCCCACATCACTGGGGCTCAGAGCCTGAGCTGAGCAAGCCCGGCGTGCTGGCTTCCCACATGGTCAGCCAGCCGTTCTCGGGCTGCTCCGCGGACCTCGCCATCAGTCGCGACTCTTTGGGCCCGGGGTCTGACAACGCCCCGGAGGAGAACGAGTACGAGTCTATGCATACCTTTAGCATCCATGTGGCTGAGGGTCCCAACGCACAGACCCTGGAGGACAGCCCTGGGCCGCGCGCCGCCGCACAGGCCCCGGCAGCGGAGGAGCAGCTGGGCGTGGGCACTGTCCCCTGGGCGCAGTGGCTCGGGGTGGCCGCGGCGGGGGCTCTCCTGGCCACGTTCCTGGCCGTGCTGTACCGACGACGCCTGCTCCAGTGA